From Lycium ferocissimum isolate CSIRO_LF1 chromosome 12, AGI_CSIRO_Lferr_CH_V1, whole genome shotgun sequence, one genomic window encodes:
- the LOC132039345 gene encoding uncharacterized protein LOC132039345 has translation METSSNKHQETKNKEDKSQLSQQLETNNDMEDQHEEDKIEKEATHQNKQEKEGRHLKEQKKRQAQKNKKKKAKEKIEYAQKCDEQLRETLWDDLRLIANNSNFPWMVVGDFNCILAPEEKRGEEPDFLDIVKDVCAIEAIGTPMWMFHLKLKNACKKLSEWSRNTLGNIFETTKKMEARITQLEEMCIRDNSEKNRMTYNNANALLIQHVKKEEAFWRQKAGLKWITDGDANTKFFHSVINTKRRKIHMNKIKKENDTWIEGEDNIASEAVKFFEDQFTFQDVDDGPAVLNCLPRVINDEDNNMLKDRPTLEELKNVVFTLSTDTAPGPDGTSRKFYQHCGDIIALDLFSMVTSFFAELVHNIKKPNVNCNVIMKLDMTKAFDRMSWKFLGNVMRKFGFSEEWIGMIWKFLSNNWYSININGNRHGFFHSGRGIKQGDPLSPSLFIIGAELLTRLMGQLKLESFIHYFVGKKCPVITHLSYADDTILFSSGDSLSLMAMMNKLQIYEKCSGQLVSKSKSYFLVTPKTNYYTIQDINGITGLSHFNFPFNYLGSPIYTGRKKVVYFGGLISKVVLLIQSGMWNLQNHHFLIEKYIANFFRGNNAGKNKYHRKAWKDLCFPKEGGVGFRSIQDMCLTASAKVWWNFRTRPSLLREFMEAKYCPRAHPVSKKWAPGQSHIWKRMVEIRRYCEHNINRKVGKGNLSFWWTTGSESGPLAQLIHQGYKSKKIKVSDYIIDGEWNTDNLLNLVPNSMIMDIKNIKIYKDGIDFPIWTPDHNRIFTCKFAWKSLRLTRANTMTAANCWHPKLPFKIENTNHLFRDSELANGIWNFFGASCGIISIARDIRVTAMNWWLQKSNSKMDAAKKGNPAAREEEEYLEMRMDIS, from the exons ATGGAAACCAGTAGCAACAAACACCAGGAAACTAAAAACAAAGAGGACAAATCGCAACTCAGCCAACAACTAGAAACAAACAATGACATGGAAGATCAAcatgaagaagacaaaatagAAAAGGAAGCAACTCATCAGAATAAACAAGAGAAAGAGGGGCGACATTTGAAGGAGCAGAAAAAAAGACAAGCTcagaaaaacaagaagaagaaggccAAAGAAAAGATTGAATATGCTCAGAAG TGTGATGAGCAACTCAGAGAAACTTTATGGGATGACCTTAGACTAATTGCTAACAACTCAAACTTTCCTTGGATGGTGGTAGGTGACTTCAATTGTATTCTTGCCCcagaagaaaagagaggag AAGAGCCTGATTTTTTGGATATTGTTAAGGATGTATGCGCTATTGAAGCTATTGGAACTCCCATGTGGATGTTTCACTTGAAGCTTAAGAATGCTTGCAAAAAGCTCTCTGAATGGTCTAGGAATACTCTGGGTAATATTTTTGAAACCACTAAAAAGATGGAAGCTAGGATTACTCAACTGGAAGAAATGTGCATAAGAGATAATTCAGAGAAAAATAGGATGACTTATAATAATGCTAATGCATTGCTGATCCAACATGTGAAGAAGGAAGAAGCCTTTTGGAGGCAAAAAGCTGGACTTAAATGGATTACTGATGGAGATGCTAATACCAAGTTCTTTCACTCTGTCATCAACACTAAGAGAAGAAAGATACACATGAACAAGATCAAGAAGGAAAATGATACTTGGATTGAAGGGGAGGATAATATTGCCTCAGAAGCTGTCAAATTCTTTGAAGATCAATTTACCTTTCAAGATGTGGATGATGGCCCCGCTGTTCTGAACTGTCTTCCACGAGTTATTAATGATGAGGATAACAATATGCTGAAAGATAGACCTACTCTTGAAGAGCTGAAGAACGTTGTTTTCACTCTTAGCACAGACACCGCTCCTGGACCTGATGGTACATCGAGAAAGTTCTACCAACACTGTGGGGATATCATAGCTCTTGATTTATTTAGCATGGTTACTAGTTTTTTTGCA GAGCTTGTTCATAACATCAAAAAGCCTAATGTAAATTGTAATGTTATCATGAAATTGGATATGACAAAAGCTTTTGATAGAATGTCTTGGAAATTTCTTGGTAATGTCATGAGAAAATTTGGTTTTTCTGAAGAGTGGATTGgcatgatttggaaatttcttTCAAATAATTGGTACTCTATCAATATTAATGGCAATAGACATGGTTTCTTCCATTCAGGcagaggcataaaacaaggtgATCCCCTTTCCCCATCCCTTTTTATTATAGGTGCTGAGCTTCTTACTCGATTAATGGGTCAATTAAAACTTGAAAGCTTTATTCACTACTTTGTTGGTAAGAAATGCCCTGTCATTACGCACCTCAGTTATGCAGATGATactattttgttttcttctggTGACTCTCTTTCTCTGATGGCCATGATGAACAAGCTCCaaatttatgaaaaatgttCTGGACAACTAGTAAGCAAGAGTAAATCTTATTTTCTAGTAACTCCAAAAACCAACTACTACACCATTCAAGACATCAATGGTATTACTGGCTTGTCCCACTTTAACTTTCCCTTTAATTATCTTGGAAGTCCTATTTATACGGGCAGGAAAAAAGTTGTTTATTTTGGAGGTCTTATCTCCAAAGTTGTCTTGCTAATTCAATCCGGCATG TGGAACCTCCAAAACCACCATTTTCTTATTGAGAAATACATTGCTAATTTTTTTCGGGGTAACAATGCcggtaagaataaatatcacCGGAAAGCTTGGAAGGATCTTTGCTTTCCTAAAGAAGGCGGGGTTGGTTTCAGATCCATTCAAGATATGTGCTTGACTGCTAGTGCTAAGGTTTGGTGGAATTTCAGAACTAGACCTTCTCTTCTCAGGGAATTCATGGAAGCTAAGTACTGTCCAAGGGCACATCCCGTCTCTAAGAAATGGGCCCCTGGACAGTCCCATATCTGGAAAAGGATGGTCGAAATTAGAAGATATTGTGAGCACAACATCAATCGGAAAGTGGGTAAAGGAAATCTTTCCTTTTGGTGGACAACCGGATCGGAAAGTGGCCCTTTAGCCCAACTCATCCATCAAGGTTACAAGTCCAAAAAGATCAAAGTTTCAGACTACATCATTGATGGAGAATGGAACACTGACAACCTCCTCAATTTAGTTCCTAACTCTATGATCATGGACATCAAGAATATCAAGATTTACAAAGATGGCATTGACTTTCCTATTTGGACTCCTGATCATAACAGGATCTTCACTTGTAAATTTGCTTGGAAATCACTAAGATTAACTAGGGCTAATACTATGACTGCTGCTAACTGTTGGCATCCTAAGCTACCCTTCAag ATTGAGAACACTAATCATCTTTTCAGAGATAGTGAGCTAGCCAATGGTATATGGAACTTTTTTGGTGCTAGCTGTGGTATTATCTCCATCGCCAGAGATATTAGGGTGACTGCTATGAACTGGTGGCTACAGAAGTCTAATAGCAAA ATGGATGCAGCAAAGAAAGGCAACCCAGCGGCTCGGGAGGAGGAGGAATACTTAGAGATGAGAATGGACATTTCTTGA
- the LOC132039346 gene encoding uncharacterized protein LOC132039346 produces the protein MILRTEDGTAPLYDSIHDASKISIKVTHGGVMKHQPRTHYSGGRVQFIDHVHVSEVKLSQFKIMAEICGYGNDSVAFWHKYGRLGEKMRLVSTDLEVNLVSKNIPEDRVIEVCFEHLDSYIGMDVGKSFNAGQNSNGSSEHQQSAIGTNKEGRADYSSSSDDFEDLDNDFSNEHDILGRSENGAHRYEVSDEVRKKMAREDGDSDCVNSEGFKSLESDSNSDSMNFPKFNPKTDGLYPVLALELIFKSKKEFKEAVRRGPESQANIHSTQQSEVFSLVQLNDVFGAVFCATWCSFCLLCNLEQFLVQLFFSSLVLVFGGLFVQFFVAVAQYSCCFLQFGCWFQRFDADFGVLVLQLGEVCFINVMNVY, from the exons ATGATTTTACGAACAGAAGATGGTACAGCTCCTCTCTATG ATTCTATACACGATGCCTCAAAAATCAGCATCAAAGTAACCCACGGTGGTGTTATGAAGCATCAGCCTAGAACACATTATTCTGGGGGTCGTGTCCAATTCATTGACCATGTTCATGTTTCAGAAGTAAAGCTATCACAATTCAAGATTATGGCTGAGATATGTGGATATGGTAATGATTCAGTCGCATTTTGGCACAAGTATGGTCGGCTCGGTGAAAAGATGAGGCTTGTTTCAACTGATCTAGAGGTTAATTTAGTATCCAAGAACATCCCTGAAGATAGAGTAATTGAGGTTTGCTTTGAACATTTAGACTCTTATATTGGAATGGATGTCGGGAAATCCTTCAATGCAGGACAAAATAGCAATGGTTCAAGTGAACATCAACAATCTGCTATAGGTACTAATAAAGAGGGAAGGGCTGATTATTCTTCAAGTAGTGACGATTTTGAAGACTTGGATAATGATTTTTCAAATGAACATGATATCTTAGGAAGGAGTGAAAATGGGGCGCATAGATATGAAGTTAGTGACGAAGTGCGAAAAAAGATGGCTCGTGAAGATGGAGATTCTGATTGTGTTAACTCTGAAGGGTTCAAGAGCCTAGAAAGCGATTCTAATTCCGATAGTATGAACTTTCCAAAGTTCAATCCAAAGACAGATGGGTTGTATCCAGTCTTGGCACTTGAATTGATATTCAAAAGCAAAAAGGAGTTCAAGGAAGCT GTTAGAAGAGGTCCAGAGAGTCAAGCTAATATACATTCAACTCAACAAAGTGAAGTGTTCTC TTTGGTGCAACTCAATGATGTTTTTGGGGCAGTTTTTTGTGCAACTTGGTGCAGTTTCTG TCTTTTGTGCAACTTGGAGCAGTTTTTGGTGCAGCTTTTTTTTAGCAGTTTGGTGCTGGTTTTTGGTGGTCTG TTTGTGCAGTTTTTTGTGGCGGTTGCGCAATATAGTTGCTGTTTTTTGCAGTTTGGTTGCTGGTTTCAGCGGTTTGATGCCGATTTTGGTGTTTTAGTGCTGCAACTTGGGGAAGTTTG TTTCATTAATGTAATGAATGTTTATTAA